DNA from Mustela lutreola isolate mMusLut2 chromosome 6, mMusLut2.pri, whole genome shotgun sequence:
tatatctatatctacatagatatagataatacacacatatatatgattatatattatatatgattatatgattatatattatatataatacatattattttattatatattatattatatacatacacatatatgtgtgtgtgtatatatacatatatatatataaaatgttatgctagtcaccatacagtatgtcattaatttttgatgcaaGGTATCAAGATTTATTgcttgtgtataacacccagtgctccatgtaatacatgcgctccttaacacccatcacgaGGCTAACTCATCCCCCATCGCCCttccctctaaaatcctcagtttgtttctcagagtccatagtctttcatccTCCGattccccccttccttctcttaatatcctccatgctattccttatgttccacaagtaagagaaaccatatgataactgactttctctacttgacttctTTCAATCAgacataatctctttcagtcccatccatattgatgcaaaagctgggtattcaccctttctgatggctgagtaatattccattgtatatatggaccacatcttctttatcctttcatcattgaagggcatcttaattctttccacagtttggctattgtgcccattgctgctatgaacactggggtacatatggcccttcttttcactacatctatatctttggggtaaatgcccaatatctccaaaggcaaatgaaacaatagccaaaatgaacttttgggacttcatcaaagtgTTGTTCTGTTGTTAATTCTCCTCTAGGTGGAAGGACTTCCTTGCCAATCTGGTGGCCAGCCTCTGATCTGTGGCACAAGTTACAATTAATACTAAGATTTGCACTGGACAGGCAGAAGGTTGCTTCCTATTTCAGACAACAGAGGGATGCACACACATATTGTGTATAAAACGGAGAATTCCATAACATGACCCAGATGAATCATTAGAACTTTGGTTCACACGTGAAAGAAGCAGGCATAGAGAACATTGTTTATTGAGGAATAATAGCAAGTAATAAATTGTCTTGTGGCTATATGTCTCCTGTATTCTATCATGTCAAATATATCCATTTAGAAGTAATGTAAAATTGctcaaaggttttttgtttgttcgtttgtttttttttttagaatttttttttttaagattttatttatttatcagaggggaggggggagagcaagcacaggcagacagaatggcaggcagaggcagagggagaagcaggctccctgccgagcaaggagactgatgtgggactcgatcccaggacgctgggatcatgacctgagccgaaggtagctgcttaaccaactgagccacccaggcgcccctgtttgtttgttttgtttgttttgtttatcgtGTGTTCCGGTTGTTATAAGGGAGTTTTAGCCTTCTTGGGGGGatttggcagagacagaaaaACTCCTTTGGGAAACCACAAATGAGGCTTTGACGAGTATCTGAATTCTTACTGCCTTTGATTGAGTTTAGAATTCTGGTGAAGTTGATCTACTGGAGAATTAGAAAGAgacacaaaggagaaagaaagaaaaaaaaaagagagggggagagggagggaggaagggaggaaggaaaggaaggaaggaaagaaaaggaaaggaaatgaggaaaggaaggggggggaagaaagaagaaagaaagagaaagtgaccTAAGCAAATCTAGATAAATACTTGAGGTCACCACCACTGTGCAGGAAAACTCCCTCAGCTCTGatgttaaaatcattaaaaacttATTATGTGTTATCTGGACAATGGGGCAACTAATTTCCCAAATTAATAAGAAGTCTTTAAAGAAAGTCACCACTGTGTGAGCCAAGACTGAGTCAACCAGACGTTGACTGGCAAAATAACAATGTGCCTACGGTTTCTGAGTTCAGGGTTTTCTAAGGCTGAAATAGACGATGGCCTCCATGAGGGCCTTGCTCCTCCACATACAAAGTATTGGAAGGGccaaaaatactcaaaattcaTTTGGTTACCATGGGCCATTTCATACCACTTGAAACTAAAAGTACAAATGAagtctctctcctttcctgctcCCTGATTTATCTCTTTCCCTCCACTTTGACCTATCCTTTAAATAGAAACATAATTAGAGGCCAAGGCATCTCTATCCCCAACAGAGATCAAAGGATATATGCACCTACCTGAGTATGCTAGGAAACTTCAAATGGAAGGGGGGATCAAACTTATATAGATGTGTTGGATATGAATCCTCATGTCACTTTCTCACCTGGATTTATAGAACACTCAGGTTTAGTTAATGGCATTAAGGCAAAGTTCACAATGGAAAAGGCAAGCTAACTTGACCTTGTGGATAGAATTTGGGACCAATTATATGtactatttttattgtttctaccTTTGACTGTATGATAAAAATTAATGTGTTCTATGCTTATATTTCATCATCCACAGCACCTAAGAAGATTGTCACAATTGGGAAAGGCCACAAACAGAGAAGTATTAATGGAACATATAAatcattttctagttttctttgtgtttcttcccAGATAGTCCAACATATAAAAGCCCAGAAGGCAAAAGGAAATCACAGCCCCGTTTACAGACCTGAAGGCAACATGGGTAGTAAGAGATGCAGTATCTTAACACAACAGCTCAATATGGATAATAAAAAGACAGGATTGGAAGCTTAGAATGGATTATCACCAACTGCTCGTGTAACTGAATCCATTGCACAGACTAAACATTTGGGGtgcgtgggtgactcagttgttaagcatctgccttcggctcaggtcatgatcccagggtcctgggactgagccccgcgttgggctctctgctcagtgggaagcctgcatctcttCCAccctcccctgtttgtgttcctgctctcactgtgtctctgtcacaacataaagaaaatctttaagaaaaacttGCTATATTACACTGGACTGTAACAATGATTTCTTTCTATCCCGCTGACTCCTGAAGACAATGATCAACTCATATTCATGCGTCATGACAATGAATATATATTCGCAGTAATTCCCCACGTGCCAACAGGTTTTCTCCAGGGGTAGCTAAACTCTTCTGCCATTTGCCATCAGCAGGTGAGCAGTAAAAGTGCCTCCACCCTCTACTGTACAAAGTTGAACTCTGTAATGCTATCCTGTCTATGACAAAGTCCATTATCAACATCTTGACTGTGATATCATCACATATACTAAAGTAGCTGATAAACCCTGAGAGAATTCAGGGTTCTGCTTGTCGAATAAAGTTTCTTGGGACCTAAGGGCAGATTTGTAATATCCAATCCCTCTGACTGTCAAAGAAAAACATCTGTCTATTCAACTTCAGCCAATAAGAAAGGTGCTCAGAATCTTACTAGAATCTATGGGTATTAGAGATAGTATGTACCTCACTTGGACATTCTACTTAGACTTTCATATCAGTTAATCCAAAAATTGGCATCCTTTGAGGCCCAAACCCATGAGTATCTGTGTTGGAAGTTGCAGGTAGGCTGCAGGAAACTCTCTATATTTGGGGTCCTACATTGCTAATAAATCTGTGAGATACCGGTCTCTGTGAGTAACAACATTGCTGGCAGGGCCTCTGGAAAAGGCAGACAGCTTCTTCCTGCAGCTCCCCCTTGAGGTTTTGGCCTGGTCACCTCTCCGACATGGAAGGAACATATCATTTTGGGGTGAGTCAACGTAGCACAGTGACTAACACTGTGAGAAAGGGTTCTGTAGACCTCATTTATCAAATGGAAATGGGATATTCAAGCTCCCAGCTTGCCTGGCTCCTGTGGCATCTcagttttacattaaaaaatggcTTTCCCAAACTGTTACAAGGGTCCTAAATTTAACTCTGCTGAATCTGCCATCCCCTGCCAGACAGCTCTGACCATGATTTGATCTATATTCCCTTTTCCCCTTAATCTTAGCAAAGAAATGTATTAGAAATAGCAGGGGATGGTCCCAGATTCTGCATTTCCTATGTAAATACCTGTCAACACCTCTGGCTATTTTTTCCACTTCCATTTCTGTAGGTATTGCTTAGCCACTCAGTGGGGTAGCCAAATGCCACCAGGCTATTGACATGGGCAAATAGAACAAGTTAGAATGACTGCTGTCATGTAGTCCCTCCAAAACAAGGTCTAGGATCAATTATTCATGCTTAGTAAAATCTCAGAACCTTCATCTGTCTTGAAAGTCAGCAGGAACTGGCTATTGAAATAGCCAGTTGTCTCCTACAGTCAAAGCATAAAGCCATCATTATCACGAACAGCCCCGTGTCCCTTTGCATCATACAGTCATacttgctcaataaatgttcattattaGGGTAAGTaaattatagaaatttaaaattacctctttgaatttaaacatattttgctAAAGCTATTTGTAAACTTTTATTGTTTAATCAATATTACATGTATTGTTCACTTGTCTCCACCATTTCTTCACTCTTTTGTACATTTCCCTTGGAATATTCCTTGAAGATTTAAGTTTCTTAAAAGACAAACTTGATATTTCAAATTTATGTTAAAAGTATATACTTAGttacatttactttaaaaaattacctatgacTTATGAAGATGGGATCAACCATTGGTTTCATTAGTATGGGACTATCTGTATTAGTTCATAATAATAGGTTCCTGcattatcaaaacaaaaatcttcatcagagttaaaattaatatggaaagtactggaaacatAAGCTTTTTTAAGGACACAGATTATTTTTATGCCAAGATTTAGTCATGGCAAAACTCCATCAATTTTGGCGAGGCACATTAGAACTAAGTTATAgtctttttgattttttctttggaCATCCTTGCTCAGTAACATGGTGGCTGCCTTAGATTACGGCTAGCTGGTGTCctattgctttttttgtttgtttgttcttatttGTCTCTCCACTTATATTGTAAGCTGCTTGAGGTCAGAACTTACATGACATTCATCCTGTGTCTGAAGTCACTTCAGTTCTTGCCATGTAGTAGTCCCTCAATAAGAGGGGGCTGAATTAAATTCCAAAGAAATTAGGCTATGGGAGCCTTAGAAACATAGTGATTCTTTCAGTTAAATCTATctcttatggggcgcctgggtggctcagtgggttaaatcctctgccttcagctcagttcatgatcccagggtcctgggattgagccccaccttgggctctctgctcagcagggagcctccttccccgccttctctctgcctgcctctctgcctacttgtgatctctgtctgtcaaataaataaataaaatcttttaaaaaaatctatctctTAGTTGGTTTAAAGAAGACAATGATCAACTCATATTCATGTGTCATGacaatgaatatatatttgcAGTAATTTTTCCTAAGCCAAGGCTTTCCCCTCAGCTTTTGAACCAGACACACAGCAGTCTGAAGTCACAGATTCCCCTAACTTCAATCAACCCAGGCACAATTAGACAATACTGTATTCTTCCAGATAACATAACTGAGAAGTCAATCTATATTACCATGTTGCTCTTCCTAGGTGAGATGGCCCTGATAAGCAAACATCACCaagaatatatttgaaagtttatCTTTTACCCATAAAGATGATTGTTCCCCATTGACTGACTCATTCACTTTCGCTGATCTATCTGGCCATCAGTGAAGAGAATTCTCAAAGTGCCAGGATTTTCAATTATAGACTTGGAACTTTGTGAAACAAATTTATCTTCCCTGACCACCTGAGCCATTCACAGGCTACAgtgacaaataaaacaaaacaaaaacaaaaagtttgtGTGTGGATGCATAATCTTTCTCTGTGATAACAAAAAGGCTGAATATACAGAGATAAATCTATAAGTCCATTTCCCCTGTTTTACTTATGGAAGCCAAAATCtgtttttaggaatatttttcaATGACCTATCTattaaaaggtaaaatgaaaGTGTCCAAGACATACAATTACCATGAAAGAAACCTATATGGGTGAAAATTTATGatgaaaattaagcaaaaatattaaaatatgttaaggtAAACCAGTAACAGTTAAGTTTTCAAAACATTTCCCAAGCTTTAACCTGAAGCTGAAAATGATTGAGcagaaaaatattacttttaactATGACGGTGACAGGACCGGGCATTTCCTAAAGAAGCAcagacttttatttcatttaatttcagcTTTCTTTGATACTCAAGCTGATTTTTCCCTTATTACcttcttaaaataaagtaaggaggaaaactgatttttattttatagaaagacATATAACATGGTGTAAAGGACCTGAATTCTAATTCTGTTTCTATTAACTATTTAAGAACCTTGGGTAAGATATAGTAAAATGATGGGAAAGGAATCTTGGGTAAGATATAGTAAAATGATGGGAAAGGAATGCTCCCTACATCCTCTAATCAATATTTAGATTCTGTGATTCCTTCTATTAAGAACGCCAAACATTCTATTTGCAGCTACATGAATAAAAGTGAATCTCACATAGTCACATGCAAAACCACAGaatctaaatatttcttttctgcaAGAATTTCAATTGTTAAATTGATCTTACGAAAGGATCGCTGTGAAAGCACTATTAAACTTCGGTTAATCATCATGCTAGCATTGAAATattaattttgcttatttgttctttgagaatTTGTTGTTAAATATCTCTTCTCCTATGGAATGAGGTAGAAAATATAGCCATTGTAAACATTGatataataatttgatatttacaaataaaatatgagaATTATTTTGAATTCATAAAACTTGAGgcatttaataaaatacagatcCTTGTGAATTgtgaataaaaatgcaaaaatccataaaaattgAATAATACACCAAGAAACATAAGTAGAAAAATATGTGAGATATAAATTAAGCTATGAAAGTATTTTATGTAGTTATCCATCAACTGAATCTTCTTGCCTTCATAAAACACTAAAGCACCTGGCTCTTTATTTAATATTGTAATTTTAGTTGTGTGTGAAtatgtgttttccttctttcaaggtttttttaaaaaaaaatttgcctagAATTTTATTTAGGTCAATTAGTTTACATAAAACAGTTTGCCTATAATCTGTAGATTTTACTGAATAAAATAAGTGAgtcacttcatttaaaaaatatttttattgctaaaattaaagaaacatttcttaaaatcaaaGTTGGAAAAAAGCTGTTATCCCAAATACCAAAATAATAGAACTTGTATTTAGTTACCTGAACTTGAGTAAAGAATTTAAGCAAGTATCCATTGTTTTTTATCCTTTATCTCTCCCTtcttgcctgccttctcttctttAGCACACCACTCCCCAACACCACCACACACAAGCCAAAATATGGTTTCACATAATAGGTTTCAACTAATGCAGTCTATTAGTGAAATAATCTATatcatttccacatttttaaatttctctttaccATTGTAAACATTTAATATAGACCCATCCTGTCCTCTAGGTGGCACATCTTCTAGTAAGCATTATAAGACATGACTTAATGATATTCAAAGATATGCCATTCAAATATTGGTATGCCTTGTCTCCGCAAGCATTTCATTTAGCTGTTTTTCACAATGACAATGACATTAAATTTAGGTAGATCTCGAGTTCCAGTTTATCAAGAGTTCTTAACCAGAATTCCTGTCATAATATGGCAtattaattatttgcattttcacaGACCATTTTAATTCTGAGACCATTCTATTTTAATTCTGAGACCATTTTAATATTGCCATGTATACACGCATACATCCTCACAAAAGGTATGCCGAGACATTTCTGACATTGTCTAGAATTTGACATTAATTAGAATTATGTTAGCCTATATCACTTGTACTTATCATTTACACAATTATGGGCAATAGTTGATCAAAGTTAGCATTGCTCCTTACTTTGCTTTTTGTTCAATTGGGATGTATCTTTTCCAATACAGATTCATTGGTGTTGGACACATTGCATACAGTAAGCATCCACTGTTACCCAAAGAGTAAAaggatttagagaaaaataaatgaccttttGATTCAGTACATAATTCTTACCTACCATCTATCCACCTCATATGAACACATGTGCATATGTGCAATAATCTTAAGTTTAAATACTTGGTTTTGAATAGTCAAGCATTAAGTTTTAACaactaaaatttctaaatttagaaAACCAACAATAAAGTCATTACTCATAGCTTCTTCTAACTTTAGATGCAGCTCTCCACGTTTACTTAAAACCATCCCTTGCCAGTGACTTGCTCACTGCATTTTTGCCTATGTCACAAGAAAAGAGCAATAAAGGCTCAGATCCAGTTTgagttaaaacaaaatttaaaaaaatcttgacatTGAGTAAGGCAAGATTTTAAGGCAATCCTCACTAGATAAATTCTCTAAATAATTGATCAACTTTCCCTTTCTATTTCTTGTGTAGGCAGAGACTTGCTAGTTTAAGGTGAGGAAAAATGCATCTCTCTGCATCAACTGCGAGAGTAACAAAgccaatttaatttttatttcttcaaaattagttaaaattataataatattaccAGGAAATTCATATTCATATATCACATACTCAAATGGGACACCTTTTAAAGTTTTGACATTTATTTCTGAATACTTTTATCTGCATGAATTCGAGCACAAGCCCTATGACCAATGGTTCTGTAGGGTAAAATATGCTGAAATTAATATGTTTTcatcacttctttaaaaaaactaaatcatAAATTGTGTGtgagtagttttgttttttaagatttcaatacAGAGGGAATTGGGAAGACAAATTTTAGTACTTAGGTGATCTCTCCCCAGGCTCACTCATTCCTTTACCTCCCTTGCTCATACTCATTCACTGAAACAAACTCCCGGTTATCTCTCAAGCCAAGTAGAAATACTAAAACGTTAAAAATGGTTTCAGAAGGAAAAGGCAGCTGCCCTAAGAAAACTTCTACAGAAAGACTGGATGACAAGATACTACACAACAGCACTCAGATCCTACAGGAGCTATTTCGGACGCGTTTTCTGATCCTACTATATCTTTTTCTTAGCCATTAAacctaaagaaaaataagggCTTTGGCTTCTTGCAAATTCAAAGAAGATTTTAAAGAATGAGTTTGGTGccactctcctctcctctcaAGGAAAAGCTTCTTATCCTCAAGAGTTGCTGAGCTTTAGATAGTGCTATTGGGACGAAGATTCATCACAGAGTCAGGTGCATGGTTCTCAACCTGGAACCAAGACCTTTTCCAGAGAAAACAGGTAAAATAGGGGCGATCCGTGTGTCAGCTAAGGAGCCTTCAAAACGGAATAGAATAAATCTGAGCAGCATAAAAATGTGTGccctttaaaacaaacaataacTAAAAGTTTAGTCGCAAAAGGTTTGGGGTgcgtgctgtgtgtgtgtgtgtgtgtatgtgtgtgtgtgtgttttgttgttttgtcttgACTTTCTGGTTTCATGCTTGATCCTACCCTAAACAATCCAGGTGCTGAGAAACACACAAAGTAACTGCACACGAGCCTGGATCACAGCGTGTCTGTGCCAGTTTCCTGAGGTGACTGTCAGAAAAGCAGACAGAAGAGAGGCACCATCGCGTGGAGGGAATGAGGTCAGAATTCGCCGGGTGGACCACTGGCTCTGCGAAGGAAGACCGCGGGACAGAGGGGCTCGCAAGCCAGGCTTTgtgaaaggagggaaggagggtcaGGGGCGGACTTGGTGGAGAAGGCTTTGTCGGCGCGAGACCGGGTGACGGGTGGCAGATGGGGGGCGTTTGCCAGCTGACAGAAGCGGGAAATCAGAAGAGAGAAACGCGGGGACTATGAAGCCAGAGAAGACCCCGTTTGGGGTGACGGGAGGGTCAGAACCAGCCACTGCCACTGCTAGGGTGGGTGGTCGGCAGCTCGAAGGTGAGGCGGGACCGCGAGGTGCGGGCAGCGGTCcccggcagggagggagaggggttcAGGTTGCCAGCAGGTAGAGTTGATATCAAACAGCCCCTCGGGGACCACGGAGCAGCGTCCTCACGGGACCCCCAGCCTCGAGGTTGAGCAATCACAGCAGGTGGTTTGTGGTACCCTAAAGCTAGGGATTTTCACTCAGCGCCCAGCCTGGGTGCCCGACCCCCGCGCTCTCCAGGCTACTCACCGGTCCTGGGTGGAAAGCGCCATCCGGGCGCGCGCGAGGGCTGCGCAGCGCAGGCGGCAGGCAGGGCCGTGCTGCGGTGGCGGCGCTGTCTTAGCCGCGGGACTGGAGCCTGGGGACACCGAGGAGGCGACAGCGGCGGCGGGGGCGCAGGGAGCTGCGGGCTGGGAGGGCTGTGGATCCGGAGCTGCCGCGCCGTGCGCGCTCTCTGCCCATCTCCGGCTCCGCTGAAGTGGCTACTGCTGCTGccgctggaggggagggagccgagggggaggggaggaggcacgcggctgggagggagggagggaaagaggggagggtggggaagagcgaggggagaaggggagatgaTCACCCggagtggagaggaggaggggagggaggcgcGCACGAGCTCAGCAAAGGTTCCCACCAGAAGAGCTCGGGGAGGAGAAATGCATGATGAGGAGATGGgtcactccccgccccccacctcccctccgctCCTTCCCCCTTCGCGCCCTTTCCTTGGGCTCTTCCTCGCGCAGCTCAGGCTGGCGGTTACCCAGGCTCGGCTGGAGCAGAGGCTTCAGCGCGCTGGTGAGAGTACTGAGCCCCAGAGGCGGCCGCGACAGCTCTCCGCGCCACCAGCCTGAGGCAcctgtgtgcgcgcacacaccgCCACCCGCTCCACTGCCGCGGTATTCCGGCCGGGATCGGCGGGCCGTCgctgtccctctctcccctttctggTCAGATTATGATCTTGCATGTGCATCCATGACATCTGTGTCGTGCCCCGACTGCGGTTTGCTTCCTGGGCGCTCTTTGGCACAGGGTGTCCGGCCAGAAGGCGCCGGCGGGGAGCTCCATGCAGGCAACCATCGCCAGCTCCTTGGAGCTGTTTCGTGGTTAAGGGTGGTGATGTACGCTTGCCGCCGGGGTTGACTAGCTAACgaggttaaaaaagaagaaaggaaggaagaaaagaaaaaaaaaagaaagaaagaaagaaagaaagaaagaaagaaagaaagaaagaaagaaagaaagaaagaaaagaaatcttttgaCGGCTTGCCTGTTCTCCGTGATCTAGGAAGGTTTAAGAGTAAAGGGCGCACAGGCAGTTCattatcttctgccttggttttcctccctttccctaaCGTCCTAAAACACCAGGACAAGACTTGGCACGTTTAGTCGAAATATTTCTCAACATTTTTATTGCAGAGCATTTTGTTTTTACCCAAATTTTCCTAGTGTTGGCCTCTCTTTCCCATTGtagattttctttgctttgttagAATGTGAGTCAGTCTTGTTTATTTGTAAACTGCAAAGACTCGTATGAAAATAGATACTGTAGTTAGCGCCTTGTACATTCACAAGATCCAAGGGGTGAGAATCCACACATTTAGTAAGTATAAAACAATCGGGACATTGTTGACTGATTTCCATGAACCATAATTTTGTTTCATAATCTTCACATGGTGGTTGAGGGTAAGCAGAAAGCAAAGTAAATTTTGTGTGTAAAAGAGAcgactagaaaagaaaaagtctagtACAACTCTCCTCAAATAACATAACATTTGAAGTGATCGAATTACTCCCCATGAGCACACTGGAGACAGTTTTTgatagtgtgtgtgtgcctaATTATAGTAGTCTTTCAGTTACTGagtccttttttaaaagcctAAATGATCTTATCCTTTAGTATAAGTAAATTAAACATACTCTTTTACCTAAATATGTCTTATGTAACAAATGTACTCATATTATTAAAATACTCTCAGTTGTATATGCAGTatgtagaaacatttttaatgcaGTAAGGCACACACCCAAATTGATGAAAAACCTCTAGCTCTTCACATATAAATTTacatgagaaaaaacaaaatgttggtaATAACGTATTACTAGATGGTCTGGATATCACTAACTTTCTAGAATCTTTCCTGTGGAGCACATCTGCCACTGAAAATATTTGGTTTTGCATCTACCCAATAATCTGAATGAGAGAGGCACCTCCTCAttaaggaaacaacagatatcaAACTCCTTAATACACCTCAGCTTTAAAAGGCATGTGTTACTGTCTCCAGATGCTCAGTGTTGCACCATGCAAATTCACCATATGCTCTTCTTTCAAAGAAGACCATAGGAAGAAAATAGTGGGTGAGGACCTTTACCTTATTTGACTTTAAGAGTTTTCAGTAGTGTCTGTATTACAGACATGAGCTGTAAAATTTTCAAATCCTGGTGGCTACTTAGGCAGGGAGTGATGATCAGAAATTGAATCTCCATTTTTCATCCCTGTTTAAGATATTCCTTACCCATCTTCTGCTAAGGTAATTCACCTTTgagaatttttgttattttcctccTACATTTGATTATGAAACTGTAATAACAGTATCTGTATAGTCTCATTTTATGgttggaaaaagacaaaaaaccatGGAAACGAAAATGCCTTAAAGCCATGCAAAGAGAAGGGATGACATTTAGAGCACAGCAAGACAAGTATTTAACTCATCCCTAACCACTTGGCCCACCAGAGACAAGAATAGGTGCAAAAAGTTGGGATGGCATTCCAGTTCTCCTGCTGGAGGACTTGGTTATACAATTTAGATTCTCAGGCTGGGTGAAAACTTACCTGTCACCTCTACCACAGCATGTTCTCCCTTTTATATTCCTTTCCTCTCCTATATCCACAGTAGTGTTACACTCTGTTCTTCTTTACAACATGGGaagccaaataaacaaataaaattaaaagcttcatTTTAAACACTGACCTTTTACATTTACTTACTTGAAAACAAATACTTACATTGCAATTTTCTGAAATCAGAAATTTTGAAAACCCTATCTTTGAACAACTATTGCACTCTACCAGAAACTGGTTCTCGAAGGAAATACCATTCATCTATTTAATGAACACATGTGTTTAACAACCACTGCTTGCAGGCAGGCATCATTTTAGGTTCTGGGGATACCACAATGAAGAAAATTGGTAACTGAAAATTACCAATGGCTTTTTGAAGCTTAAAGTCAGATGATCCAATAGAAGTGCTTTATCACTAGGAAAGATGTTTATGATTATGATGATGGTAAATTTCAAgcccaaagaagaaatatttattaattaaattgtaGGCATTAACAAGATTAGGCATAAAGGAATACACATTATTCAGCTTTGCTTATAGACATTTCTTACATTCGTTTTtgaaaaaagtgagaaagagGGGCTAGggggacaacaacaacaacaaaaaacatttgtTGTA
Protein-coding regions in this window:
- the LOC131834562 gene encoding uncharacterized protein LOC131834562, with product SCISPPRALLVGTFAELVRASLPSSSPLRVIISPSPLALPHPPLFPSLPPSRVPPPLPLGSLPSSGSSSSHFSGAGDGQRARTARQLRIHSPPSPQLPAPPPPLSPPRCPQAPVPRLRQRRHRSTALPAACAAQPSRAPGWRFPPRTGLECNNSRIL